One region of Flavobacterium sp. GSB-24 genomic DNA includes:
- the bglX gene encoding beta-glucosidase BglX, which produces MKNKKIITIGVFALFTIGNMNAQKKPYLDKNKTVEQRIDLLLPLMTLEEKVGQMNQYNGFWDVTGPAPKGGTAELKYEHLRKGLVGSMLTVRGVKEVRAVQKIAVEETRLGIPLIIGFDVIHGYKTLSPIPLAEAASWDLEAIKKSAAIAADEASASGINWTFGPNVDVANDARWGRVMEGAGEDPYLGSKVGYARVKGFQGETIADLQKVNTIAACAKHFAAYGYVEAGLEYNIVDISNSKLYNSVLPPFEATVQAGVRTFMNSFNTLNGVPATGNAFLQRDILKGKWKFDGFVISDYASIREMIAHGYAKDEADATAKAVIAGSDMDMESYLYVAKLVDLVKSGKVKEALVDDAVRRILRVKFELGLFDDPYRYCDEKREKEVVGSKANNEGVLDMAKKSIVLLKNDKNLLPLKKSGQKIALIGALANDKNSPLGSWRIAASDDSAVSVLEGMQQYKDNQLVFEKGVDLLKQKATFLTETVFNTTDKSGFEAAKKAAKNADVVVMVLGEYGFQSGEGRSRTDLNLPGLQQELLEEIYKVNPNVVLVLNNGRPLSIPWAAENVPAIVEAWHLGTQTGNAVAQVLYGDYNPSGKLPMSFPRNVGQVPIYYNKYSTGRPIDSDKNVFWSHYMDVEKTPQFPFGFGLSYTKFDYKDLKINKTAFAKGEKVQVSVAVTNSGNYDGKEVVQLYIHDEFASIVRPIKELKGFELVNLKKGETKTVNFTLTDKELGFYDNEGNYLVEPGTFKIMVGGSSDKGLLGGFQIKE; this is translated from the coding sequence ATGAAAAATAAAAAAATAATAACTATTGGGGTTTTTGCCCTTTTTACGATTGGAAATATGAATGCACAAAAAAAGCCGTATCTGGATAAAAACAAAACTGTTGAACAGCGAATAGATTTGCTTTTGCCGTTAATGACGCTGGAGGAAAAAGTAGGGCAGATGAACCAATACAATGGTTTTTGGGATGTTACAGGTCCAGCGCCAAAAGGTGGGACTGCCGAATTAAAATATGAGCATTTAAGAAAAGGATTAGTGGGTTCAATGCTGACGGTTCGCGGCGTGAAAGAAGTTCGTGCCGTACAGAAAATTGCAGTTGAAGAAACGCGATTAGGAATTCCGTTAATAATTGGTTTTGACGTTATACATGGTTATAAAACGTTAAGTCCGATTCCGTTGGCAGAAGCTGCGAGTTGGGATTTGGAAGCGATAAAAAAATCGGCAGCGATTGCGGCAGATGAAGCTTCGGCATCTGGAATTAACTGGACTTTTGGACCAAATGTAGATGTCGCAAATGATGCACGCTGGGGACGCGTGATGGAAGGTGCGGGAGAAGATCCGTATTTGGGAAGTAAAGTGGGTTATGCAAGAGTAAAAGGTTTTCAAGGAGAAACTATTGCAGATCTTCAAAAAGTAAATACAATTGCGGCCTGTGCAAAACACTTTGCAGCTTACGGTTATGTCGAAGCTGGTTTAGAATACAATATTGTGGATATCAGCAATTCTAAATTGTACAACTCCGTTTTGCCTCCTTTTGAAGCTACGGTTCAAGCGGGAGTTCGTACGTTTATGAACTCGTTTAATACCTTAAATGGCGTTCCGGCAACGGGAAATGCTTTTCTGCAAAGAGATATTTTAAAAGGAAAATGGAAGTTTGACGGATTTGTAATTTCTGATTATGCTTCGATTCGTGAAATGATCGCGCACGGATACGCAAAAGACGAAGCAGATGCAACAGCAAAAGCCGTAATCGCAGGTTCTGATATGGATATGGAATCGTATTTATATGTGGCAAAATTGGTTGACTTGGTAAAATCTGGAAAAGTAAAAGAAGCTTTGGTTGATGATGCCGTTCGCAGAATTTTGCGTGTGAAGTTTGAATTAGGATTATTTGATGATCCGTACAGATATTGTGATGAAAAACGCGAAAAAGAAGTTGTGGGAAGTAAAGCCAACAACGAAGGAGTTTTGGATATGGCGAAAAAATCTATCGTTTTGTTGAAGAATGATAAGAACCTGCTTCCGCTAAAAAAATCTGGACAGAAAATCGCTTTGATCGGAGCTTTAGCAAATGATAAAAACAGTCCGCTAGGAAGCTGGAGAATTGCAGCTTCTGATGATAGTGCGGTTTCAGTTTTAGAAGGTATGCAGCAATATAAAGACAATCAACTAGTTTTTGAAAAAGGAGTAGATTTATTAAAACAAAAAGCGACTTTCTTGACAGAAACGGTTTTCAACACCACAGATAAAAGCGGATTTGAAGCAGCAAAAAAAGCGGCAAAAAATGCCGATGTTGTCGTAATGGTTTTAGGCGAATATGGTTTCCAAAGCGGTGAGGGAAGAAGTAGAACCGATTTGAATCTTCCAGGTTTACAGCAGGAATTATTGGAGGAAATTTATAAAGTGAATCCGAATGTAGTTTTGGTTTTAAATAATGGTCGTCCGTTGAGTATTCCGTGGGCAGCGGAAAATGTTCCGGCAATTGTAGAAGCCTGGCATTTAGGAACACAGACAGGAAATGCAGTTGCGCAGGTTTTATACGGAGATTATAATCCGAGCGGGAAATTGCCAATGTCTTTCCCTAGAAATGTAGGGCAAGTGCCAATTTATTATAACAAATACAGTACAGGAAGACCAATCGACAGTGATAAAAATGTTTTCTGGTCGCATTATATGGATGTGGAGAAAACGCCTCAATTTCCGTTTGGTTTTGGATTAAGCTATACCAAATTTGATTATAAAGACTTGAAGATAAATAAAACTGCTTTTGCAAAAGGAGAAAAAGTTCAGGTGAGTGTAGCCGTCACCAACTCAGGAAATTATGATGGAAAAGAAGTAGTGCAATTGTATATTCATGATGAATTTGCAAGTATCGTTCGCCCAATAAAAGAATTAAAAGGCTTTGAATTGGTGAATCTTAAAAAGGGTGAAACTAAAACGGTAAATTTTACTTTAACGGATAAAGAACTTGGTTTTTATGATAACGAAGGAAATTATTTAGTTGAGCCAGGAACTTTTAAAATTATGGTTGGAGGAAGCTCTGATAAAGGTTTACTTGGTGGTTTTCAGATAAAAGAATAG
- a CDS encoding sialate O-acetylesterase, producing the protein MKNNIYKFVFFLLISSTMMANVSLPNIFSDNMVLQRNSEVKIWGWANPKEEIKLVSGWNNQEYKTVASNQAKWEITIKTPEAGGPFSISIKGYNEVILKNILIGEVWLCSGQSNMEMSASWGIDDGEEEMKNATNPNIRFFTVPKLTAESPQNNLLGNWTESTPETMKYFSSIGYFFAKHLREELKNVPIGLISSNWGGTPAEIWMPEDVVNNDPLLLENAKKLNEQEYGPRQPGRAYNAMIYPIIGFKIAGTLWYQGESNVGSLVYDKTLGALITSWRKEWKDDFSFYYVQIAPFKTGSNNFSNVTVRDSQRKLLKEVSKTGMVVISDISDTIDIHPKNKKDVGIRLANLALAETYKVNSNLVNGPLFKDIKIEKNKVVVSFDYADGLYFKDKKSNQFEVAGTDGVFYPAEASIKNNEVILTSKKVVNPAKVRFAWGNTIQSDLFNKANLPASCFTSEF; encoded by the coding sequence ATGAAAAATAATATTTATAAGTTTGTTTTCTTTCTATTGATTTCCAGTACTATGATGGCAAACGTTTCGCTTCCGAATATTTTTAGTGATAATATGGTTTTACAGCGCAATTCTGAAGTGAAAATTTGGGGTTGGGCAAATCCAAAAGAAGAAATTAAACTGGTTTCTGGCTGGAATAATCAGGAATATAAAACTGTTGCCAGTAATCAGGCAAAATGGGAAATCACTATTAAAACTCCAGAGGCAGGCGGACCTTTTTCTATTTCGATAAAAGGATACAATGAAGTCATTTTAAAAAATATTTTGATTGGTGAAGTCTGGCTTTGTTCAGGACAATCGAATATGGAAATGTCGGCAAGCTGGGGAATTGACGATGGCGAAGAAGAAATGAAAAATGCCACAAATCCAAATATTCGATTTTTTACCGTTCCGAAATTGACTGCAGAAAGTCCGCAGAATAATTTGCTTGGAAACTGGACAGAATCTACTCCAGAAACCATGAAATATTTTAGTTCGATAGGTTACTTTTTTGCAAAACACCTTCGCGAAGAGTTAAAAAATGTTCCAATCGGATTAATTTCTTCGAATTGGGGAGGAACTCCAGCTGAAATATGGATGCCAGAAGATGTGGTTAATAATGATCCACTTTTACTGGAAAATGCCAAAAAACTAAACGAACAAGAATACGGACCAAGACAGCCTGGACGTGCGTATAATGCGATGATTTATCCAATAATCGGATTTAAAATTGCTGGAACGCTTTGGTATCAGGGAGAATCAAACGTGGGTTCTTTGGTTTATGATAAAACTTTGGGCGCCTTAATTACCTCATGGAGAAAAGAATGGAAAGATGATTTCTCGTTTTATTATGTTCAAATCGCGCCTTTTAAAACTGGAAGTAATAATTTCTCAAATGTTACGGTTAGAGATTCTCAAAGAAAATTATTGAAAGAAGTGTCAAAAACTGGAATGGTCGTTATCAGCGATATTTCAGACACAATTGATATTCATCCAAAAAATAAAAAAGATGTTGGAATTCGTCTGGCCAATTTAGCTCTGGCTGAAACCTACAAAGTCAATTCCAATTTGGTTAATGGGCCACTTTTTAAAGACATTAAAATTGAGAAAAATAAAGTGGTAGTTTCTTTTGATTATGCTGATGGATTATATTTTAAAGATAAAAAATCGAATCAATTTGAAGTCGCTGGAACAGATGGAGTTTTCTATCCAGCCGAAGCTTCGATTAAAAATAATGAAGTGATTTTGACAAGTAAAAAAGTTGTAAATCCTGCAAAAGTGAGGTTTGCATGGGGAAATACAATACAGTCAGATTTGTTTAATAAAGCGAATTTGCCGGCTTCTTGTTTTACGTCAGAATTTTAG
- a CDS encoding SGNH/GDSL hydrolase family protein, translating into MFPKKIALLISFLLISIVSTSQTQNSSKTFLYQGRIDKLQNDNVILIGTASSVSFNFIGNECSIALQSVDSYEHYNYVQLVLDGKYIGKIRIEKGDVQTFPIKVTSNKKEHRLEIYKNTEAQSGNILFAGTTAKLTTISFKKKKKIEFIGDSITCGAASDPSDIPCDKGEYMDHHNSYYAYGPRLSRTIGADYLMSCVSGIGMYRNWNDENKDEAIMPDIYQNLYLTKDPSKPKYDFAFQPDIISIALGTNDFSGGDGKKERLPFNPEKYVSNYINFIKMLYNHNPNVQIVITNSPMVGGEKAVVFEDCLNKVKATFDSDKTHKPIQIFKFKPMTPRGCSGHPDVADHKVLADEYAPFLKSLLHEK; encoded by the coding sequence ATGTTTCCCAAAAAAATAGCTCTTTTAATTTCGTTTTTGCTGATTTCGATCGTTTCGACTTCGCAAACTCAAAATTCAAGTAAAACTTTTTTATACCAAGGCCGAATTGATAAACTTCAAAACGATAATGTCATTTTGATAGGGACCGCTTCTTCGGTTTCGTTTAATTTTATTGGAAATGAATGTTCAATTGCACTTCAGAGTGTAGATTCTTACGAACATTATAATTATGTTCAGTTGGTTTTGGATGGAAAATATATTGGGAAAATCAGGATTGAAAAAGGTGATGTTCAAACATTTCCAATAAAAGTGACTTCAAACAAAAAAGAACATCGTTTAGAAATCTATAAAAATACAGAAGCACAAAGCGGTAATATTTTATTTGCTGGAACAACAGCAAAACTGACTACAATTTCTTTTAAAAAGAAAAAGAAAATCGAATTTATCGGAGATTCTATAACTTGTGGTGCGGCAAGTGATCCGTCTGATATTCCTTGTGATAAGGGAGAATATATGGATCATCATAACAGTTATTATGCATACGGACCAAGACTTTCGAGAACGATTGGTGCCGATTATTTAATGAGCTGTGTTTCTGGAATCGGAATGTATCGCAACTGGAATGACGAAAACAAAGACGAAGCGATAATGCCGGATATTTATCAGAATTTATATTTAACGAAGGATCCTTCGAAACCTAAATATGATTTTGCCTTTCAGCCTGATATTATCAGTATAGCTTTGGGAACGAATGATTTTTCTGGTGGAGACGGTAAAAAAGAACGTCTGCCTTTTAATCCAGAAAAGTATGTTTCGAACTACATAAACTTCATCAAAATGTTGTACAACCATAATCCGAATGTGCAGATTGTAATTACAAACAGTCCAATGGTTGGCGGAGAAAAAGCAGTTGTTTTTGAAGATTGTCTGAATAAAGTAAAAGCGACATTCGATTCTGATAAGACACACAAACCTATTCAGATTTTCAAATTTAAGCCGATGACGCCTAGAGGTTGTTCGGGACATCCAGATGTGGCAGATCATAAAGTTTTGGCTGATGAATATGCTCCATTTTTAAAAAGCTTATTACATGAAAAATAA
- a CDS encoding C40 family peptidase: MRSILYIFLLALFLLSSFTVKREEKQKITQYPKIEAEIDRDSIIAYAKQYLGTPYLYAGSNPKKGFDCSGFVSYVYSNFGLTLPRSSSGYKNLGKALKPEDFKVGDILVFYGYKDKTIVGHLGIICEANGMHSKFIHASSGKAQQVTITALDTEHYTKRFYKCIDVLSK; the protein is encoded by the coding sequence ATGAGATCAATCCTTTATATTTTTTTACTTGCTCTTTTTTTGCTTTCTTCTTTCACTGTAAAAAGGGAAGAGAAACAAAAAATAACTCAATATCCTAAAATTGAAGCCGAAATTGATCGGGATTCTATTATTGCATATGCCAAACAATATTTAGGAACACCTTACTTGTACGCAGGCAGTAATCCGAAAAAAGGTTTTGACTGCTCTGGTTTTGTAAGTTATGTGTATAGCAATTTTGGATTGACATTGCCTAGAAGTTCTAGCGGTTATAAGAATTTGGGAAAAGCTCTAAAACCTGAAGATTTTAAGGTTGGAGATATTTTAGTTTTTTACGGTTACAAAGACAAAACTATAGTTGGTCATCTTGGAATTATATGCGAAGCCAACGGAATGCATTCTAAATTTATTCACGCCTCATCTGGAAAAGCACAGCAAGTTACGATTACAGCTCTTGATACAGAACATTACACCAAACGTTTTTATAAATGTATTGATGTGTTATCTAAATAG
- a CDS encoding L,D-transpeptidase family protein: MKIWYSLIITVVLFTVFSCNSKADKKEENSIKTVEKIPELKLTIDSTRVAAFYESYPKLSKFKSDVTSLYQKNKSTQLWQDNKGVVEFGNTLFNQYKNLDQEGLKANFPYSEQLNLVFDNNAAKKLSKEDTDLLLSNLYYYYAEKVYGGFDEKTVISLEWLLPRKKFNYQVLSDSIFKKSTILDDKKRKMFSQYYKLRDALKEYREIEKKGGWKTIETGDDFKSLKLGDSSNVIAQIRERLFITKDLKEDNKSAVCDTVLIKAMKNYELRHGYAPKNIILAEHINDLNIPVSDRIKTIIANMERCRWIDPELEKGKKYIEVNIPEFKLYLIEDGKIAFTSPVVVGKAMTKTVIFSGMMNNIVFSPYWNVPPSIISKEIKPGMAKDKNYLQKKNLEWNNGAVRQLPGKNNSLGLVKFLFPNSSNIYLHDTPSKSLFERESRAFSHGCVRVAKPRELAIELLKKDPSWNPARIDKAMHAGKESWYTLKKKVPVYIGYFTAWVDREGQLNFYKDIYQRDESLLKLLTEE, translated from the coding sequence ATGAAAATTTGGTATTCGCTTATTATTACGGTTGTACTTTTTACTGTTTTTTCGTGTAACTCTAAAGCAGATAAAAAAGAGGAAAATTCGATAAAAACAGTTGAGAAAATTCCAGAATTAAAACTTACAATTGACAGTACTCGCGTTGCTGCATTTTATGAAAGTTATCCGAAACTTTCAAAATTTAAAAGTGATGTGACTTCTTTATATCAAAAAAATAAATCAACTCAATTATGGCAGGACAATAAAGGCGTTGTAGAATTTGGTAATACTTTATTCAACCAATACAAAAATCTGGATCAAGAAGGATTAAAAGCAAATTTTCCATACAGCGAACAATTGAATTTGGTTTTTGATAATAATGCTGCCAAGAAATTATCAAAGGAAGATACTGATTTACTTCTTTCTAATCTCTATTACTATTATGCCGAAAAAGTATATGGAGGATTTGATGAAAAAACGGTTATTTCTTTAGAATGGCTTTTACCTCGTAAAAAGTTCAATTATCAAGTACTTTCAGATTCTATCTTTAAAAAATCGACCATTTTAGACGATAAGAAAAGAAAGATGTTCAGCCAATATTATAAACTTCGTGATGCTCTAAAAGAATACAGAGAAATTGAGAAAAAAGGAGGCTGGAAAACCATTGAAACGGGAGATGATTTTAAAAGTTTAAAATTAGGCGATTCTTCAAATGTTATAGCTCAAATTAGAGAAAGACTTTTTATTACCAAAGATCTTAAAGAAGATAATAAGAGCGCAGTTTGTGATACGGTTTTAATAAAAGCCATGAAAAACTACGAACTGCGTCATGGTTATGCGCCAAAAAATATCATTTTAGCAGAACATATAAACGATTTGAATATTCCAGTTTCTGACAGAATAAAAACCATAATCGCCAATATGGAACGCTGCAGATGGATTGATCCTGAATTGGAAAAAGGGAAAAAGTACATCGAAGTAAACATTCCTGAATTTAAATTGTATTTAATTGAGGATGGAAAAATTGCTTTTACTTCGCCTGTTGTTGTGGGAAAAGCAATGACAAAAACCGTAATTTTCAGCGGAATGATGAACAATATTGTTTTTAGTCCGTATTGGAATGTGCCGCCGAGTATTATTTCAAAAGAGATAAAACCAGGAATGGCGAAAGATAAAAACTATCTTCAAAAGAAAAATTTAGAGTGGAATAACGGGGCAGTTCGCCAGCTTCCAGGAAAAAATAATTCTTTAGGATTAGTGAAGTTTTTGTTTCCAAATTCAAGCAATATTTATCTGCATGATACGCCTTCTAAGAGTTTGTTCGAAAGAGAAAGCAGAGCTTTTAGCCACGGCTGTGTGCGTGTTGCAAAACCTCGTGAATTGGCAATTGAATTATTAAAGAAAGATCCATCGTGGAATCCTGCCAGAATCGATAAAGCCATGCACGCCGGAAAAGAAAGCTGGTATACACTTAAGAAAAAAGTTCCCGTTTATATCGGATATTTTACAGCGTGGGTAGACCGCGAAGGGCAGTTGAATTTCTATAAAGACATTTATCAAAGAGATGAAAGTCTGTTGAAACTATTGACGGAAGAATAA
- a CDS encoding DUF1573 domain-containing protein: MKMIKISMLALALGLMSFSAIAPVKSLVSETKISETSASTITWKAETIDVGQIPQGTPKAIVYEFKNTGKTAVVITNVKGSCGCTATDYTKEPIQAGKSGKVTATYNAANKGAFTKTVTVTTSAETAPKILTLKGTVI; encoded by the coding sequence ATGAAAATGATTAAAATTTCGATGTTAGCTTTGGCTTTAGGGCTAATGTCTTTTTCGGCGATTGCTCCAGTAAAATCTTTAGTTTCAGAGACTAAAATTTCAGAAACTTCGGCTTCTACAATTACTTGGAAAGCAGAAACAATAGATGTTGGACAAATTCCACAAGGAACTCCAAAGGCAATTGTTTACGAATTTAAAAATACTGGAAAAACAGCTGTTGTGATTACAAACGTTAAAGGATCTTGCGGTTGTACGGCTACAGATTACACCAAAGAACCAATTCAGGCTGGAAAATCTGGAAAAGTTACTGCAACTTACAATGCTGCAAACAAAGGTGCATTTACAAAAACAGTTACTGTAACAACGAGTGCAGAAACAGCACCAAAAATCCTTACTTTAAAAGGTACGGTTATCTAA
- a CDS encoding HAMP domain-containing sensor histidine kinase — protein MKINKLNSIILLGLVAIISILVAQLLWTKEAFTIEQKKLSQKAHIALLEVAKKLYEGTNHELPVQNPVQKISNDYYIVNVDNEFEPEILEFYLKTEFKKMNITTDFEYAMYNCQSDEMIYGDYISLSKKKAECKKTVYFPKHKNLVYYFAVRFPNETTYLFSSMRFWFILSTALILILLIYVYSIFKLLQQKKYSELQRDFINNMTHEFKTPLASILIASKYLIEQKPIKEDKKLYTYTDIIISQGNKLNSHIEKILNVAKADYAPLELKKENILIVPIIEEAISNINLKYPDAVFTIETSSNDYSIETDTFHFANLVYNLLDNAVKYCSVKPEVIIKITEDKNCLKLEFIDNGIGITPKKISFIFDKFYRVQNEKSNEVNGFGLGLYYVKEICTLQNWKIKAENNVEKGVTITLSIPYKK, from the coding sequence TTGAAAATTAATAAACTCAACAGCATCATTCTCTTAGGATTGGTAGCCATCATTAGTATTTTGGTGGCACAATTGTTATGGACAAAAGAGGCTTTTACAATTGAACAAAAAAAGCTAAGCCAGAAAGCACATATTGCTTTACTGGAAGTGGCAAAAAAGCTCTATGAAGGAACAAATCATGAACTGCCGGTACAGAATCCCGTACAGAAAATATCCAACGATTATTATATTGTAAATGTCGATAATGAATTTGAACCTGAAATTTTAGAGTTTTATCTAAAAACGGAATTCAAAAAAATGAATATCACTACAGATTTTGAATACGCGATGTACAACTGCCAGAGTGATGAAATGATTTATGGTGATTATATTTCGCTTTCAAAGAAAAAAGCAGAATGCAAAAAAACTGTTTATTTCCCTAAGCATAAAAATCTGGTTTATTATTTCGCTGTACGTTTTCCTAATGAAACTACGTATTTATTTAGTTCTATGCGTTTTTGGTTTATCCTTTCAACGGCGTTAATTTTAATTTTACTGATTTATGTTTATTCTATTTTTAAACTTTTACAGCAAAAAAAATATTCTGAATTACAGCGTGATTTCATCAATAACATGACGCATGAGTTTAAAACGCCTCTGGCATCTATTCTTATCGCTTCTAAATATCTAATTGAGCAAAAGCCAATTAAAGAAGATAAAAAGTTATATACTTATACCGATATTATTATTAGTCAAGGAAATAAGTTAAATAGCCATATTGAAAAAATTCTAAATGTTGCAAAAGCAGATTATGCTCCTTTAGAACTTAAAAAAGAGAATATCCTAATTGTTCCTATAATTGAAGAAGCAATTTCAAATATCAATTTAAAATATCCAGATGCTGTTTTTACAATTGAAACTTCATCGAATGATTATTCAATAGAAACTGATACTTTTCATTTTGCTAATTTAGTTTATAATTTATTGGATAATGCTGTAAAATACTGCAGCGTAAAGCCAGAAGTAATAATCAAAATTACCGAAGATAAAAATTGTTTAAAACTTGAGTTTATTGATAATGGAATCGGGATTACTCCTAAAAAAATATCTTTTATCTTTGATAAATTTTACCGTGTTCAGAACGAGAAAAGTAATGAAGTCAACGGATTTGGTCTCGGTTTATATTATGTGAAAGAAATCTGTACACTACAGAACTGGAAAATAAAAGCTGAAAACAATGTTGAAAAAGGCGTAACAATAACCTTATCAATTCCTTATAAAAAATGA
- a CDS encoding response regulator transcription factor has translation MRNFKILYAEDDETLAFLTKDNLEQNNYEVIHCSDGKAALQTFEEEDFDICIFDIMMPKMDGFDLAEAIRKIDLDIPIIFLSAKTLKEDRIKGLRLGADDYLVKPFSIEELLLKIEIFLKRSQKNIAPVKTIYEVGKYQFDTKNFILFNEEEKVGLTQREAELLKLFLDHKNSVLKREQILTSLWGTDDYFMGRSLDVFISRLRKILANEQGISIENLHGIGFRFSIG, from the coding sequence ATGAGAAATTTCAAAATACTTTATGCCGAAGACGACGAAACTCTTGCATTTTTAACCAAAGATAATTTGGAGCAGAATAATTATGAAGTAATTCATTGTTCTGACGGAAAAGCGGCGTTGCAAACTTTTGAAGAAGAAGATTTTGATATCTGCATTTTTGATATTATGATGCCAAAAATGGATGGTTTTGATTTGGCAGAAGCTATTAGAAAAATCGATCTTGATATTCCTATCATTTTTCTTTCGGCAAAAACTTTAAAAGAAGACAGAATTAAAGGATTACGTCTGGGAGCCGATGATTATTTGGTAAAACCTTTTAGTATTGAGGAATTACTTTTGAAAATTGAAATTTTCTTAAAACGTTCTCAAAAAAATATTGCGCCTGTAAAAACTATTTATGAAGTAGGAAAATATCAGTTTGACACTAAAAATTTTATTCTTTTTAATGAAGAAGAAAAAGTAGGTCTTACCCAGCGTGAAGCCGAATTATTGAAACTCTTTCTAGATCATAAAAATTCGGTTTTAAAGCGCGAACAAATCTTAACCTCTTTGTGGGGAACAGACGATTATTTTATGGGTAGAAGTCTTGATGTTTTTATTTCGCGTCTTCGCAAAATATTAGCAAATGAACAAGGCATCTCAATTGAAAACCTTCATGGCATTGGGTTTCGATTTTCTATTGGATAA
- a CDS encoding MBL fold metallo-hydrolase — protein MKLHHLRNATLVIETEKHVILVDPMLGKRKTIPPFTIFRYKPKRNPLVALPKNSREILSRVTHCLITHLHPDHIDKAGEVFLRRKSVPVICSSKDEKALLQRGLTVIQTLEYWEPQKFLDGKITGIPAIHGYGFISKLMGNVMGFLIELADQKSIYISSDTIFTEHVEKVLTQLKPDISIVACGTARLDIGQPLLMRMDDILKFATLAPGKVLANHLEALNHCPTTRLQLRSALSDHGLLIKTSIPKDGECLEY, from the coding sequence ATGAAATTACATCATTTGCGAAATGCTACTTTGGTGATTGAAACAGAAAAGCATGTCATTTTAGTGGACCCAATGTTAGGCAAAAGAAAAACAATTCCGCCTTTTACTATTTTTAGATACAAGCCCAAAAGAAATCCGCTGGTGGCACTGCCAAAAAACAGCCGAGAAATATTAAGCCGGGTTACACATTGCTTAATTACTCATTTGCATCCAGATCATATTGATAAAGCCGGCGAAGTATTTTTACGAAGAAAAAGTGTTCCTGTAATCTGCAGTTCAAAGGACGAAAAAGCACTTCTTCAAAGAGGACTGACTGTTATTCAAACTTTAGAATATTGGGAACCTCAAAAATTTTTAGACGGAAAAATAACTGGAATTCCTGCCATTCATGGTTACGGTTTTATCTCTAAACTTATGGGAAATGTCATGGGATTTCTTATCGAATTGGCAGATCAAAAATCAATTTATATAAGCTCTGACACTATTTTTACCGAACATGTCGAAAAAGTTCTAACACAGCTAAAACCAGATATTTCGATTGTCGCCTGCGGTACTGCGCGATTAGATATCGGACAGCCATTATTAATGCGAATGGATGACATTTTGAAATTTGCAACCCTTGCTCCAGGAAAAGTTCTTGCCAATCATTTAGAAGCTTTAAATCATTGCCCAACAACTAGATTGCAATTACGATCTGCTCTTTCAGATCATGGGCTTTTAATAAAAACGTCTATTCCTAAAGATGGTGAATGTTTGGAGTATTAA